One part of the Sulfolobus tengchongensis genome encodes these proteins:
- a CDS encoding 30S ribosomal protein S6e — MPDFKIVISDPQSIEPKRAKVKVKVNEQVKSISGEKEGKAIPQAKMNEKTKQSLNLDTLVTIEITKQEGDKKVKVKGHFRVEVDNNVPDNEIWISKTMGEKFGAEDFEAIAYRTKTFQISVDQTKATNLIGLKIGDTFDASQILGVPFKLKITGGSDNSGFPMRFDVTGAAKRKILISGPPGFHPKEDGERRRKTIRGNMISQEIVQVNTIIVR, encoded by the coding sequence ATGCCGGACTTCAAGATTGTTATTTCAGATCCCCAGTCTATAGAGCCTAAGAGAGCTAAAGTTAAGGTCAAAGTAAATGAACAAGTTAAATCTATATCTGGGGAAAAAGAAGGAAAAGCAATACCTCAAGCTAAAATGAATGAGAAAACTAAGCAGTCCCTTAATTTAGATACATTAGTTACAATAGAAATAACCAAGCAAGAGGGTGACAAAAAAGTAAAGGTGAAAGGTCATTTTAGAGTCGAGGTAGACAATAATGTTCCAGATAATGAGATTTGGATAAGCAAAACTATGGGAGAAAAATTTGGAGCAGAAGACTTTGAAGCGATAGCATACAGAACTAAGACATTTCAGATAAGTGTTGATCAAACTAAAGCAACAAATTTAATTGGTCTAAAAATAGGTGATACGTTCGATGCAAGCCAAATATTAGGAGTACCATTTAAGTTAAAGATAACTGGGGGATCTGACAATTCTGGATTCCCCATGAGGTTTGATGTTACTGGTGCTGCTAAACGTAAAATTTTGATAAGTGGACCTCCTGGTTTTCATCCTAAAGAGGATGGAGAAAGAAGAAGAAAAACTATAAGAGGAAATATGATTAGTCAAGAAATAGTGCAAGTAAACACTATAATAGTAAGGTGA
- a CDS encoding CbiX/SirB N-terminal domain-containing protein, whose amino-acid sequence MLGVLLVLHGSKIPEWKNVGIKYAEYLSKHFDLVEFGFLEFNTPTLSEALNNLLNKGADKIIVVPLLFATGTHFKRDIPKLLGIKEDSKKIRYLNREIEIIIADPLGFDEKIGEVLVKRVHDAYNKNT is encoded by the coding sequence TTGCTAGGTGTTTTGTTAGTTTTGCATGGAAGTAAGATTCCAGAATGGAAAAACGTTGGAATTAAATATGCGGAATATTTATCTAAGCATTTTGACCTAGTGGAGTTTGGATTTCTAGAGTTTAATACGCCAACTCTGAGTGAAGCCCTTAACAACCTCCTAAATAAAGGTGCGGACAAGATAATAGTAGTCCCATTATTATTTGCAACTGGAACACATTTCAAGAGAGATATTCCTAAATTGCTAGGCATAAAAGAAGACAGTAAAAAAATACGATACCTCAATAGAGAAATCGAAATAATAATAGCAGATCCTTTAGGTTTTGATGAGAAAATAGGGGAGGTACTAGTTAAAAGAGTTCATGATGCTTATAACAAAAATACCTAA
- a CDS encoding 30S ribosomal protein S15, with translation MNKRRARGKSHSIRPARAGAPKWVRLTREEVEMLVEELAKRGYSPSMIGIILRDQYGIPLVKQIVGKKVTKILEERNLAPQIPEDLFNLIRKAVNVRRHLNEYPRDRTAKRGLEEIESKIRRLVRYYKSINKLPQEWIYDPARAELLVAGAS, from the coding sequence GTGAATAAGAGAAGGGCCAGGGGAAAATCTCACTCGATAAGACCTGCTAGGGCTGGTGCTCCTAAGTGGGTAAGGTTAACTAGAGAAGAAGTAGAAATGTTAGTAGAGGAACTTGCTAAAAGAGGATATTCTCCTTCAATGATTGGCATAATATTGAGAGATCAATACGGAATTCCACTAGTTAAGCAAATAGTAGGTAAAAAAGTTACTAAGATATTAGAAGAGAGGAACTTAGCTCCTCAAATACCTGAGGATCTTTTCAATTTAATAAGAAAAGCTGTAAACGTAAGAAGACATCTAAATGAATATCCACGTGATAGAACTGCAAAAAGAGGACTAGAGGAAATCGAGTCTAAAATCAGACGTTTAGTTAGATATTATAAGAGCATTAATAAGCTCCCGCAAGAGTGGATTTATGATCCTGCCAGAGCTGAATTATTAGTAGCTGGTGCAAGTTAG